One window of Catharus ustulatus isolate bCatUst1 chromosome 3, bCatUst1.pri.v2, whole genome shotgun sequence genomic DNA carries:
- the UGP2 gene encoding LOW QUALITY PROTEIN: UTP--glucose-1-phosphate uridylyltransferase (The sequence of the model RefSeq protein was modified relative to this genomic sequence to represent the inferred CDS: deleted 1 base in 1 codon): protein MSALVKDFSKAMSQAGSSQFQEVIRQELEYSMKVELDKILATAHSNEIEHTKKDLEGFKKLFHRFLQEKGPSVDWGKIQRPPEDSIQPYEKIKARGLPDNIASVLNKLVVVKLNGGLGTSMGCKGPKSLIGVRNENTFLDLTVQQIEHLNKSYNTDVPLVLMNSFNTDDDTKKILQKYSHSRVKIYTFNQSRYPRINKETLLPIAKDVSYSGENTECWYPPGHGDIYASFYNSGLLDNLIAEGKEYIFVSNIDNLGATVDLYILNHLMNPPNGKRCEFVMEVTNKTRADVKGGTLTQYENKLRLVEIAQVPKAHVDEFKSVSKFKIFNTNNLWIALSAIKRLQEKNAIDMEIIVNPKTLDGGLNVIQLETAVGAAIKSFENSLGINVPRSRFLPVKTTSDLLLVMSNLYSLNAGSLTMSEKREFPTVPLVKLGSSFTKVQDYLRRFESIPDMLELDHLTVSGDVTFGKNVSLKGTVIIIANHGDRIDIPAGALLENKIVSGNLRILDH from the exons atTTCAGCAAAGCAATGTCTCAAGCTGGCTCCTCACAGTTTCAGGAAGTCATTCGGCAGGAGCTGGAGTATTCAATGAAAGTAGAACTTGATAAGATACTTGCAACTGCCCACTCAAATGAGATAGAG cacACTAAAAAGGACCTAGAAGGATTTAAGAAGCTATTTCATAGATTCCTACAAGAAAAGGGACCATCTGTGGACTGGGGGAAGATTCAGAGACCTCCAGAAGATTCT ATCCAGCCCTATGAGAAGATCAAGGCCAGAGGCCTGCCTGATAACATTGCTTCTGTCTTGAACAAGCTGGTGGTGGTGAAGCTCAATGGTGGCTTGGGCACAAGCATGGGCTGCAAAGGCCCCAAGAGCCTCATCGGGGTGCGGAATGAGAACACTTTCCTGGATCTGACAGTGCAGCAGATCGAG CATTTAAACAAATCCTACAACACCGATGTTCCTCTGGTTCTCATGAATTCCTTCAACACGGACGATGACACAAAGAAAATCCTGCAGAAATACAGTCACAGCCGTGTGAAGATATATACTTTTAATCAAAGCAG GTATCCCAGAATTAACAAGGAAACTCTGCTGCCAATAGCCAAGGATGTCTCTTACTCAGGAGAGAACACGGAGTGCTGGTACCCTCCAGGCCATGGAGACATCTACGCCAGCTTCTACAACTCTGGGCTGCTGGATAACCTCAttgcagaggggaaggaataTATTTTTGTGTCCAATATAGATAATTTGGGTGCCACTGTGGACCTTTACATTCTTAACCACCTCATGAACCCACCCAATGGAAAACGCTGCGAATTTGTCATGGAAGTCACAAACAAAACCCGGGCGGATGTGAAG GGTGGCACACTGACACAGTACGAGAATAAACTGAGGCTGGTGGAGATAGCTCAGGTCCCTAAAGCACACGTGGATGAATTCAAGTCTGTgtcaaaattcaaaatattcaatACCAACAATTTGTGGATTGCTCTGTCTGCAATTAAAAGGCTGCAAGAG AAAAACGCCATTGACATGGAGATCATTGTTAACCCAAAG ACTCTGGACGGAGGCTTGAATGTTATCCAGTTGGAGACTGCAGTTGGTGCTGCTATCAAGAGTTTTGAGAACTCTCTGGGGATAAATGTACCTCGTAGTCGTTTCCTGCCTGTGAAGACCACCTCGGATCTCTTGCTCGTGATGTCCAATTTGTACAGCCTTAACGCGGGGTCTCTAACAATGAGTGAGAAGCGCGAATTCCCAACAGTGCCTCTTGTCAAACTGGGAAGCTCCTTCACAAAG GTTCAAGATTACCTGCGAAGGTTTGAAAGTATTCCAGATATGCTGGAGCTGGATCATCTCACGGTTTCAGGTGATGTTACATTTGGGAAGAATGTTTCATTAAAG GGAACAGTCATCATCATTGCAAACCATGGTGACAGGATTGACATCCCAGCTGGAGCTCTACTAGAGAACAAAATCGTATCTGGCAATCTGCGGATCCTGGACCACTGA